Within the Montipora foliosa isolate CH-2021 chromosome 11, ASM3666993v2, whole genome shotgun sequence genome, the region acaacatttaaggtgattcccttgttttgcaccgcgcatctcataTTGTGGATAACATTGCAACTCGGAGATGGCGGCGTTTCACcccggccatctgaagagaggcaatGAAGGCCGCTTTTTGCgtttcaagagcttttaagagcaatcatgataactcttcCCGGTTtagaaggtgttgttttggaactcgccccagtcctttcgcggaaaatgatcattttgaagcccaAATTACCCCTTTGCCATGCATTATCATAGTGTTGCGAAGAAACaagctcggtgaccccccatttttaatAGTTCTATTTAcccgtaataggtacacggagaacatattttaagaagaaaaaaagttggatagtataagttgtagtatttacatataaatgacgtgaaactgcatttggagccagacactgagtgcaaggtgatgactgtagcggtccaatttgtttacatttctttgcatatTGAGCAATTTcaaatcactttacttaaagattatagcccggacaaacaatTAAGTTCAAGTTTTCTGTAATACTCAatagcttttgctacataacaacaatttttccggttgatcaagtttcgaacgcttctcgcgtaattcggtaaaaacgCTTAGAATAAACGGcatacagcgcgaaaacaagcacggtgaccccatctttttattacATTGTTAAAATGTCCTGTGTAtaaatatcaattgtgccaactttgaaaaaaatctggatagtacgtcattttcaagggaattaccttaaggtaAAAATACGTTTATTTTGATGTTAAATGAGGATATTGATCGCAATCTAGTACGATAATGCGAGGATTTTCGACATTCCCATACATTTCCTCTTCAAAATACAAACGGTCCCACAGTTTGTGAAGGCCCCCTGTGATGATTACAACTGCTTTGGTTCTTTGCTCTTGCTCGAGTGCTCTCGCTGGTTGAAAACCTATCCCGTCGGACGTCCCACTGTGTCGTAAACTGATTAACTGGAACAACAAAATCTCTCTCGCTTGCAAATTTATTCCTACTGAAGATCAGTTCGCTTTACCTCATTTGTCtcgattgatttcttttttcatgtAATGTAAACCCATTTCCGTTCTAATGCTTAATGATGGACACATGTAGGCGACACGCCTTGAAAAATGTAAATCTCAAGAACACGTCCTCTTAGTTCGTAACGACATTGTACAAAATCACGACAATAGAGGAGTTTTCAGAGAGACTGGCTATGATCGGATGCAATGGACTTCAAAATAGGGCGTTGGATAGCCCCTGCATCAGAGCAGATTAGAAACAATCAGCTGCAAGAATTCTGTTTTTTAAgagttttctgttttcaataGGGAGGGGTAGGTGCTCACTCTGGAGAGAACtcgataaaataataaataatgaatacGAATAAAATTACATGCGGGTGTAGAGCCAAAGCCTCGGGTCTAAATGAGGTAACTAACTTGAGTTAGCACTACTTTTGTTGCTAGACTTCGAAtcgttttttattttctctctgcTAGGTGAATCGCAACTGCAAGAATTTATACAGAGGTTAAAACAAATTGTCATATCAAGTACCGCGCACGTTACAGATCTTCAACAACCTTTCCGACCAAATCCAGGTGAAGGGCCACCAGCTAAAGACTTCACCGTGGACGAAATCTTTGTCAATGTTGTTATTCGTGAAGGCAGAGTAAGCTATGACTTTCCTGCTGACAGATGGGAACAACTTAAAGTGTACCCCATGGCCAGTGCAGAGCAGATTAATCCTTTACGACCTCAAGATATCTTTGATTCTCGTCACAGGAACGTTCTCGCTGATGGTCGTCCTGGAATTGGGAAAACTTTGTTATGTACTAGGCTTCTTCGATTTTGGGCTTCTGATGATACCAAAATACAATCGCAATGTGAAGTAGCCTTTCTTCTGAAATTCAGACGCTTGAACTCGGAACCAGATCTTAATCTCCGTGAACTGTTGACTCGCGCAGAAGCACTAGAATGTTTAGAAGATGAATTGTGGCAATACATTAAAGACAACCCAAGCAAAGTGCTTTTGATTTTCGATGGGCTTGACGAATTTTCTTCAACGCCGCGTATTGCCAGAGATGACTCTCGCTTCAACAACACTGCAGAGGTGAGAATGCCTATGGGTTGTCTGTACAAGAAAATTGCTTCTGGGAAACTTCTTCAGGGTTGTACACTGTTAACAACAGTAAGGCCAACTGCTGTTGAAGATGTCAGAGAACTACAGTTTGATAGAACCGTTGAAATCACCGGATTTACATTTGAGCAAGTTGAAGAGTTTGTGGAGAAGTTTACAAAAGATGATGACAGTGGTAAGCTAAAAGAAATAATATGGCAACACATTAGCACCAACATCAACCTGTTTTCATTGTGCTATATCCCTGTGAATTGTTTCATTATTTGTCACTGCTTACTACAACTGATTAACATTAGCTCTGATGCTGAGCACAAACTACCCGTAAAGATGACTGAAATATACAGCATTAGTGTGAAGATTTTCTTTTACAAGCACAGCCGTGGTAAATACAGTTGCGCTAAAACTGACCTTGGTTGCTACATGTACAAAAGATTTGATGAGCTTCAACCTGAAAATGATGAGGTGTTTAAGATACTGGGAAAAATAGCTTTTAATGGCATTAAAAGTGGAGAACTTGTCTTTGAATCACATGAAGTGAGTGGACTGGAGGATTGTGGGCTGCTTCACCGATTACCTGACATGAAACCTCGAAAACTCAGTCAACCATCCAGAGCTCAATACTGTTTTACCCACTTAACTGTTCAAGAGTTCTTTGCAGCCAAGCATCTCACAGATACCTTGCCTAAAGACAAGCTGCAAAGATTTGTCGCCGATCATAGTCGTGTTGGGACCTGGAAAGTTGTAATGCAGTTTGTGGCTGGATTGTTGGAACCAGGTACTAGGCAACGAACGACAAAGAGTGAGATATTTACCCACCTTCTTCCGGAGAAGATTGAGAGGAGTGGCCGGTCAGATCTGATCTGGTGGCTATGTTCTTATGATGATAAACTTCTGGCTTTGGCCGTTTATAAGTGTTTGTATGAGTTTGATGGCGAGCAGGAGAAAgtgaaaattcaaagcaaaggaGCAGAAATTGGTTTTAATGCTGTAGATTTTAGTGAAATGGAAGTTGTTCCAATAGACTGTCCAGCGGTGATGGATTTTGTGAGGGATGCTAATGTGATATCCCTGAGAATATTTTTAAACGATGTCAGGCCATTGGGCTGTAAAGAGATTCAATATTCACTCAAAGATGtcaattgtaaactcactcagctggacctagGGGGTAACAACATAAgggatcaaggagcagcacacctgagtgatgcactcaaagatgttaattgtaaactcattCAGCTGAACCTTGAGAGAAACAACATAAGAagtcaaggagcagcacacctgagtgatgcactcaaagatgttaattgtaaactcactcagctggacctagGGGGTAACAatataggagatcaaggagcagcacacctgagtgatgcactcaaagatgttaattgtaaactcactcaacaTAACCTCGAGAGAAACAACATAAGAagtcaaggagcagcacacctgagtgatgcactcaaagatgttaattgtaaactcactcagctggacctagGGGGTAACAacataggagatcaaggagtaGCACACATGCGTGATGCACtgaaagatgttaattgtaaactcactcagctgaacctcggGGGTAACAacataggagatcaaggagcagcacacctgagtgatgcactcaaagatgttaattgtaaactcactcagctggacctccgGCATAACGActtaggagatcaaggagcagcacacctgagtgatgcactcaaagatgttaattgtaaactcactcaggtCAACCTCAGGGGTAGCAACCTAAgggatcaaggagcagcacacctgagtgatgcactcaaagatgttaattgtaaactcactcagctgaacctcggGGGTAACAacataggagatcaaggagcagcacacctgagtgatgcactgaaagatgttaattgtaaactcactcagctggacctccgGCATAACGActtaggagatcaaggagcagcacacctgagtgatgcactgaaagatgttaattgtaaactcactcagctggacctagGGGGTAACAACCTAAgggatcaaggagcagcacacctgagtgatgcactcaaagatgttaattgtaaactcactcagctggacctagGGGGTAACAacataggagatcaaggagtaGCACACATgcgtgatgcactcaaagatgttaattgtaaagtcCCTCAGCTGGACCTCCGGCATAACGACTTAGGAGAtaaaggagcagcacacctgattGATGCAGTCAAAGATGTGAATTGTTAACTCGCTCAGCTGGACCTCCGTCTTAACGAGATAGGatatcaaggagcagcacacctgagtgatgcgctcaaagatgttaattgtaaagtcACAGGGAGCACAAAATTTACATTTGCACTAAAGTGACGAAACTGTGGTCTATGATTGGCTGCAATTTACATTTGCACTAAAGTGACAAAGCTATGGTCTATGATTGGCTGCAATTTACATTTGCACTAAAGTGATAAGCTATGGTCTATGATTGGCTGCAATTTACATTTGCACTAAAGTGACAAAACTGTGGTCTATGATTGGCTGCAATTTACGTTTGCACTAAAGCGACAAAGCTATGGTCTATAATTGGCTGCAGAATTATTTGTTACTTGAACTATttactcctgggagtgagacttgaacagatttttctctgtctaacacagacgattttactcgtcaactgggggtgtcctagaGCGTTTGAGGTGACAATTGACTGTAAGTAAGCAAAAAAACTTTTCAATTCCAGATTCACAAAAACTCTATGCTCTTTACGCAGATTATTACAAGAACGCCAAAGTTTGGgtccttctgcaggtaccggaaagcatcgtgtctttggtcacttgggattagtctttatttggagaaGAAGAGAGATTAAATATGGACTCTTTTCGAAGCCATTGACTTTCAAATACAGCTGCCGTGTTGTTTTAATCCCAACGTTTAAAACGCATCATAGAATTTGAATCAGTGAATTTGTGTGGTTTGGAATCCTTATGAGATaagattgctgtcatcattttgttagcgaaTGGGACTTTAGGTGTGATGCCCAACGAGTTTGCGTAAAGCAGAAAGGTCtccttggtcgggatgaaacgagcttcgtaagactaaagctacggtaatacgagcaacgcaaacgtccaacttgtctcgcaatatcattgctgcgaaactagtCAAAAAGCGATGTTGCGCGTTTTATATCCCACGCACAACCCATCTCGCAACCAAAAAAATATGTTGATtttgttgcagaaagtagacacgctgcagcaacttgcaacacaattttttttgttgcgagacAGGTTGTGCGTGGAATGTAAAACGCGCAGCATTGCTTATAGACTAGTTTCGCAGCAGTAATGCGAGGAAAattggacgtttttgttgcccGTATTACCGTAGCTTAACCATATTGTATTTTAACAAGTAACTGTCAAATTTATTACAGAGTTAACTTAATAGagcgtaatgtgaagtgctagaattctatcgtgggttcaattcccaccctggtcagagtttttctctgtccttgtgtgggcccatttccatcagtagggctaacgctcacatggttcatatgggatagaattctagcacttcacattacgctCTATtaagttaactctgtttaaaatataagtgctacacggccaacgtttctataaacgtaacctttccttgtacttgtacatgtcaaATTTATTGTCACGATCTATGGTTATTTGTATAAATAACCTTGTAAAGCATGTCCTCACTAAATCATACAAGAGtgttgtattgttcaaaacttGTTTCAGTTtagttttcagtttcagtttttattatCACAAAGCTATGCAATGCTTTCAGTCAGcaaaagctagtcgaggcgagcagtggtaACAAATatattccagataaaatggttacaaatacatACCTACacacataaataataaattagttttagaatacaaTTAGTGCAGTGGAGACCAGCTTGACACCTGTAcagtataacataaataaacatgaaaaaagtaattcaaattgaataaataaatgactaaCTACATAACATACTAAACTGAGGAGTCAAAATTTAAttgccaatattatcgaaacatcCATGTAGTCATCATATTTTAGTAGTCTTTGGAAGAGGATAT harbors:
- the LOC137976438 gene encoding NLR family CARD domain-containing protein 3-like yields the protein MEGGKKGKLSLPVPEDYYDMPPKCRVKPPKLSDLPSASKPWRNADLPIDILLLTVEDCEFLSCFSFLDRPFKSYKIQVGPIYFGYTGNTGDQENVKVALMKCSKGAAVPGGSLTAVKNAVKVLNPKAVFSVGMCSGLSSDKVKLGDVVVSAKLTTAAGFKTPVSRHVSDLVRDAPHGWVAPLENPDELEVEVHCDGDILSQTQAAMCDLHLQYPEAIAVETEGEGVFAAAYDEKVEWVVVKGVARFVNQTQLSRSEWMSFASTMAASVVAKMLNDPVVFQEWPHCSQARLRIQIDVEAVTEGSAQEGAGMQVHPQQHQEVVQEETEHFGKKTSQYTQALLNKIADKYLQDVSPSNVEEYNGFMFYLEEMRKVLVVDVKPGCLIVTVEVGSEKILEELWKDYREGHLNEVAQKFLVTEELLVECGLTELKLTIHIAEEEYKACKRYFCDMVKKWKSDEGSTKEKLENMEEMLKQWKSDEGSTKDKVGQVEDMLEKWKSDEGSTKEKLENMEEMVKSEVIEVKEMLTQWKKKEGEAKDNMGGIEGTSNEHLEQANAQETKEGQREGESQLQEFIQRLKQIVISSTAHVTDLQQPFRPNPGEGPPAKDFTVDEIFVNVVIREGRVSYDFPADRWEQLKVYPMASAEQINPLRPQDIFDSRHRNVLADGRPGIGKTLLCTRLLRFWASDDTKIQSQCEVAFLLKFRRLNSEPDLNLRELLTRAEALECLEDELWQYIKDNPSKVLLIFDGLDEFSSTPRIARDDSRFNNTAEVRMPMGCLYKKIASGKLLQGCTLLTTVRPTAVEDVRELQFDRTVEITGFTFEQVEEFVEKFTKDDDSGKLKEIIWQHISTNINLFSLCYIPVNCFIICHCLLQLINISSDAEHKLPVKMTEIYSISVKIFFYKHSRGKYSCAKTDLGCYMYKRFDELQPENDEVFKILGKIAFNGIKSGELVFESHEVSGLEDCGLLHRLPDMKPRKLSQPSRAQYCFTHLTVQEFFAAKHLTDTLPKDKLQRFVADHSRVGTWKVVMQFVAGLLEPGTRQRTTKSEIFTHLLPEKIERSGRSDLIWWLCSYDDKLLALAVYKCLYEFDGEQEKVKIQSKGAEIGFNAVDFSEMEVVPIDCPAVMDFVRDANVISLRIFLNDVRPLGCKEIQYSLKDVNCKLTQLDLGGNNIRDQGAAHLSDALKDVNCKLIQLNLERNNIRSQGAAHLSDALKDVNCKLTQLDLGGNNIGDQGAAHLSDALKDVNCKLTQHNLERNNIRSQGAAHLSDALKDVNCKLTQLDLGGNNIGDQGVAHMRDALKDVNCKLTQLNLGGNNIGDQGAAHLSDALKDVNCKLTQLDLRHNDLGDQGAAHLSDALKDVNCKLTQVNLRGSNLRDQGAAHLSDALKDVNCKLTQLNLGGNNIGDQGAAHLSDALKDVNCKLTQLDLRHNDLGDQGAAHLSDALKDVNCKLTQLDLGGNNLRDQGAAHLSDALKDVNCKLTQLDLGGNNIGDQGVAHMRDALKDVNCKVPQLDLRHNDLGDKGAAHLIDAVKDVNC